The Nocardia arthritidis genome has a window encoding:
- a CDS encoding UTP--glucose-1-phosphate uridylyltransferase, with product MTAGADDVNVEQTAKPAGGSCFRTAVVPAAGLGTRFLPATKTVPKELLPVVDTPGIELVASEAADSGAQRLVIVTSPGKDGVVAHFVEDLVLEGTLAERGKFQLLEKVRKAPALLDVASVVQEEPLGLGHAVAQVEPVLDPDEDAIAVLLPDDLVLPCGVLDVMSRVRRKRGGSVLCAIDVPKDQVSAYGVFDVAPVPDAVNPNVLRVNGMVEKPALADAPSTFAAAGRYLLDRAIFDALRRIEPGAGGELQLTDAIALLIEEGHPVHVVVHRGSRHDLGNPGGYLRAAVDFALEREEYGPALREWLQHRLGPDWDPQLTATD from the coding sequence ATGACAGCAGGGGCCGATGACGTGAACGTCGAGCAAACCGCGAAACCCGCCGGTGGGTCGTGCTTCCGCACGGCCGTCGTACCCGCGGCCGGGCTCGGGACCCGGTTCCTGCCCGCCACCAAGACGGTGCCCAAGGAACTGCTACCGGTGGTCGACACACCCGGTATCGAACTGGTCGCCTCCGAGGCCGCCGATTCCGGCGCGCAGCGGCTGGTGATCGTCACCTCGCCCGGTAAGGACGGCGTCGTCGCGCACTTCGTCGAGGATCTGGTGCTCGAGGGCACGCTCGCCGAGCGCGGCAAATTCCAGCTGCTGGAAAAGGTGCGCAAAGCGCCCGCGCTGCTCGACGTCGCGTCGGTGGTGCAGGAGGAGCCGCTCGGGCTCGGACACGCGGTCGCGCAGGTCGAGCCGGTGCTCGATCCCGACGAGGACGCCATCGCGGTGCTGCTACCCGACGACCTGGTGCTGCCGTGCGGCGTACTGGACGTGATGAGCCGGGTGCGGCGCAAGCGCGGCGGATCGGTGCTGTGTGCGATCGACGTGCCCAAGGATCAGGTCAGCGCGTACGGCGTTTTCGACGTCGCGCCGGTGCCGGATGCGGTGAACCCGAATGTGTTGCGGGTCAACGGAATGGTGGAGAAGCCCGCCCTGGCCGACGCGCCGTCCACCTTCGCCGCGGCGGGCCGATATCTGTTGGACCGCGCCATCTTCGACGCGCTGCGCCGCATCGAGCCGGGCGCGGGTGGCGAACTGCAGCTCACCGACGCCATCGCGCTGCTCATCGAGGAAGGGCATCCGGTGCATGTGGTGGTGCACCGTGGGTCGCGCCATGATTTGGGCAACCCGGGCGGTTATCTTCGTGCTGCGGTCGATTTCGCTCTGGAACGAGAGGAATACGGCCCCGCTCTGCGGGAGTGGCTGCAGCATCGGCTCGGTCCGGACTGGGATCCGCAGCTGACGGCGACCGACTGA
- a CDS encoding MspA family porin, protein MINRKTVAKVAGFGAAATVAIGLLSTGAANADTFVPLPGGEIVKTLSDGTVVTVRLTNESANINPSLGATPVHRNAWVSGTGSVDITGDTTAKGGKVIPGYTVGCQVNIGGGNMNGSANASGTYDGKSLDAGVGTGGTLNLGPGQAKSFYIIDREVPDDYGQESHSKKAKFTGGHGSVTWADETIALTGCGGYAQARAFVSTEIETDNVITWVTLWGQPFSLG, encoded by the coding sequence ATGATCAACCGCAAAACTGTGGCGAAGGTCGCCGGTTTCGGCGCCGCCGCTACCGTGGCCATCGGCCTCCTGTCCACCGGTGCGGCCAACGCCGACACCTTCGTGCCGCTGCCGGGCGGCGAAATCGTCAAGACGCTGTCGGATGGCACCGTGGTGACCGTCCGCCTGACCAACGAGTCCGCGAACATCAACCCGTCGCTGGGCGCCACCCCGGTGCACCGCAACGCGTGGGTTTCGGGTACCGGGTCCGTGGACATCACCGGCGACACCACCGCCAAGGGCGGCAAGGTCATCCCGGGCTACACCGTTGGCTGCCAGGTGAATATCGGTGGCGGCAACATGAACGGTTCGGCGAACGCGTCGGGCACCTACGACGGCAAGAGCCTCGATGCCGGCGTCGGCACGGGCGGCACCCTGAACCTGGGTCCGGGCCAGGCGAAGTCGTTCTACATCATCGACCGGGAAGTCCCGGACGACTACGGCCAGGAATCGCACTCGAAGAAGGCGAAGTTCACCGGTGGCCACGGCTCGGTGACCTGGGCCGATGAGACCATCGCCCTGACCGGTTGCGGTGGTTACGCGCAGGCGCGTGCGTTCGTCAGCACCGAGATCGAGACCGACAACGTCATCACTTGGGTCACGCTGTGGGGTCAGCCCTTCAGCCTCGGCTGA
- a CDS encoding DUF4209 domain-containing protein, with translation MDGDQVAVDNGAMDDGVLLTAGVIDRVAAMESPYAFLDELRSELGFLHPWEVPDDASPVSKAAFWAFGYEIEFTEENGRNRISLSPRHMFGEVYHPPKLSDIPDEIVEIWRGLQNAVKSAHAKARFSHILFELKVADKREQCLAAINAYFDSALGWASLLDSAMDLGAALRLSRAIGENGKRAEALNKLLDIADNVLKVEEPLAGVVYRALSYAITDPDCPDRIDELLETASNSWPDANRNDHAFEFMLQRKPSEEKRAEIWSRRVESYLAEAERESSPIVRSVRRERALELADKSGYPTLRNVAAVALQSVRNEQLDFMHFSAATSLFREEWEQLRDTFISDESWQKSLISFGCAGPLTGDFEVNRIFVSESNAQHPLASLFPVHVTGPDGLPVFKTSTSEEKFEYDLVQRELQFLRMNITPLDDAWMVIPQRFGMPGSAELSDFLGNFPGIPREIIRPLIRSMQRSWCGDDEGASYALMPRIEMQVRRLVIEADAGVYRLQREESPGQFPGLGSLIGTLVKYYDIDESRRRFLNAIFCYPGGMNMRNLMLHGFYSGDNEVAAPLLIHTVLMLGLLQKKTMPDE, from the coding sequence ATGGACGGGGACCAGGTTGCCGTTGACAACGGCGCGATGGACGATGGCGTGCTGTTGACCGCTGGCGTGATCGATCGGGTAGCTGCCATGGAGAGTCCCTACGCTTTCCTTGATGAGCTCCGGAGTGAACTTGGGTTCTTGCATCCGTGGGAGGTTCCTGATGATGCATCGCCGGTCAGCAAGGCCGCCTTCTGGGCGTTTGGCTACGAGATCGAGTTTACCGAAGAGAATGGCAGGAATCGCATCAGTCTATCGCCGCGTCACATGTTCGGAGAGGTCTATCACCCGCCCAAATTGTCGGATATACCCGATGAAATTGTAGAAATCTGGCGAGGCTTGCAGAACGCTGTCAAGTCGGCTCACGCTAAGGCTCGGTTCTCTCATATTCTCTTTGAGCTCAAGGTAGCCGACAAGAGGGAGCAATGCCTCGCGGCGATAAATGCATATTTTGATTCCGCACTCGGGTGGGCCAGTCTACTTGATTCGGCTATGGATCTAGGTGCCGCATTGCGATTGTCTCGCGCAATCGGAGAAAATGGCAAGCGCGCGGAAGCTTTAAATAAACTGCTAGATATCGCCGACAATGTGTTGAAGGTTGAAGAGCCGTTGGCTGGCGTAGTCTATCGAGCGCTCAGCTACGCGATCACAGATCCCGATTGTCCGGATCGTATCGACGAATTACTCGAAACGGCGTCTAACAGTTGGCCGGATGCGAATAGGAATGATCACGCATTTGAGTTCATGCTTCAGCGCAAGCCGTCCGAGGAGAAGCGGGCTGAGATATGGAGTAGGCGTGTTGAATCCTATCTCGCAGAAGCTGAGCGCGAGTCTTCGCCTATCGTGCGTTCCGTACGCCGCGAACGGGCGCTCGAACTTGCAGACAAATCGGGATATCCGACGCTAAGAAATGTGGCTGCCGTCGCTCTGCAATCTGTCAGGAACGAGCAGCTTGATTTCATGCATTTTTCTGCCGCTACCAGCCTGTTCAGGGAAGAATGGGAGCAGTTGCGAGACACCTTTATATCCGATGAAAGCTGGCAGAAGTCGCTGATCTCGTTCGGTTGCGCAGGACCGCTGACGGGCGATTTTGAGGTCAATCGGATATTTGTTTCAGAATCAAATGCGCAGCATCCCTTGGCTTCGCTCTTTCCGGTTCATGTGACCGGCCCGGACGGTCTCCCTGTATTTAAGACCTCTACTTCGGAAGAGAAGTTTGAGTACGACCTCGTGCAGCGTGAGTTGCAGTTCCTGAGGATGAACATAACGCCGCTGGACGATGCTTGGATGGTTATACCGCAGCGTTTCGGTATGCCTGGTTCCGCAGAACTTTCCGACTTCCTCGGAAATTTCCCCGGCATCCCGAGGGAAATTATCCGGCCGCTGATAAGGTCGATGCAGCGTTCGTGGTGCGGAGATGATGAGGGTGCGTCATATGCTCTGATGCCTAGGATAGAGATGCAGGTACGGCGTCTGGTGATTGAAGCTGATGCCGGGGTTTATCGCCTTCAGCGAGAAGAATCTCCCGGCCAGTTCCCGGGATTGGGATCATTGATCGGTACGCTTGTAAAATACTATGACATAGATGAATCTCGTCGACGTTTTCTAAATGCCATATTCTGCTACCCGGGAGGGATGAATATGCGCAACTTAATGCTGCATGGATTTTATTCGGGTGACAATGAGGTCGCTGCACCCTTGCTAATACACACAGTTCTTATGCTCGGACTCCTGCAGAAGAAGACTATGCCTGACGAGTAG
- a CDS encoding nucleotidyl transferase AbiEii/AbiGii toxin family protein has protein sequence MSDQRQRPTINVDSPPGGWPPPWPNVAELADVLPRDHWTLVGGLMTQLHTIHYGIGIVRPTNDVDIVLHIETQRGIPAASASALESLGYQLQPSIDPRNNTAHRFVRGTTTVDLVAGAQAEEHVDVLIADHPAPKVIERLRGREMVRVEGGTQALRRTINARIEIASGTVANISVPRPFGALILKAAAYTTDSRDRDRHLYDAAALLACIADPFTERDDFAGSDRRRISMLATHLVPEHSAWRALPRRHRVQGEAALAILSNTDPTPPH, from the coding sequence ATGAGTGATCAACGACAGCGGCCGACAATCAACGTCGACTCTCCGCCCGGCGGCTGGCCACCGCCCTGGCCCAATGTTGCCGAACTTGCCGACGTACTCCCACGCGATCACTGGACCCTGGTCGGCGGGCTTATGACCCAGTTACACACCATCCACTACGGAATCGGCATCGTTCGCCCGACCAACGACGTCGATATCGTGCTACATATCGAGACCCAGCGTGGAATCCCGGCCGCCTCGGCGTCCGCGCTCGAAAGCCTCGGATATCAACTGCAGCCGTCCATCGATCCACGCAACAACACCGCTCACCGGTTCGTTCGCGGGACGACAACCGTAGACCTTGTCGCGGGTGCCCAGGCGGAGGAGCACGTCGATGTGCTCATTGCCGACCACCCGGCACCGAAGGTCATCGAACGACTCCGCGGCCGCGAAATGGTTCGCGTCGAAGGCGGAACCCAGGCGCTGCGCCGAACCATCAACGCACGCATCGAAATCGCGTCGGGAACAGTCGCAAACATCTCCGTGCCGCGCCCATTCGGTGCCCTGATCCTCAAAGCCGCGGCCTACACGACAGATTCCCGCGACCGGGATCGACACCTTTACGACGCAGCCGCGCTGCTGGCCTGCATAGCGGATCCGTTCACAGAGCGTGACGACTTCGCCGGCTCCGATCGACGTCGAATCTCCATGCTCGCAACCCATCTCGTACCCGAGCACTCCGCTTGGCGCGCACTGCCACGCCGACATCGCGTCCAAGGCGAGGCAGCCCTGGCCATCCTGTCCAACACGGACCCAACACCGCCGCACTGA
- a CDS encoding type IV toxin-antitoxin system AbiEi family antitoxin domain-containing protein, whose protein sequence is MAEGDFVSLEAAATTLGVSVRQVRRLADAGSLTRVARGLLERDSMDRYLMSQRRGRTRAWAEYTAWGAIALLSGEEAGWLGPTQTSRVRRTLRELTDPTELVARVRDRARIRLFTAHRAALTRLGTTILQPNLGALGIVDIEDGHLDGYIATQELDNTIRTFGLRENASSNVTLRVTSFDIDQVDTLISAGVVAALDSATSLDPRIRGVGQRALSEILENYR, encoded by the coding sequence ATGGCTGAAGGTGACTTCGTCAGCCTCGAGGCGGCTGCGACAACACTCGGCGTTTCCGTTCGGCAGGTTCGTCGCCTCGCGGACGCCGGAAGCCTGACAAGGGTCGCCAGAGGACTGCTCGAGCGCGACTCGATGGATCGCTACCTTATGTCGCAGCGCCGAGGTCGCACCCGCGCATGGGCGGAATACACGGCATGGGGGGCGATCGCCCTTCTTTCCGGCGAGGAGGCCGGCTGGCTTGGGCCGACGCAGACTTCCCGGGTCCGGCGTACGCTTCGCGAACTGACGGATCCGACCGAGCTGGTCGCACGGGTCCGAGATCGTGCGCGTATTCGACTATTCACGGCCCACCGCGCAGCCCTGACTCGGCTCGGTACGACCATCCTGCAGCCCAACTTGGGTGCTCTCGGCATCGTCGACATCGAGGACGGCCACCTCGATGGCTACATCGCCACACAAGAACTCGACAACACCATCCGAACTTTCGGACTCCGAGAGAACGCCTCCAGCAACGTCACCCTACGTGTCACCAGCTTCGACATCGACCAGGTCGACACACTCATTTCCGCCGGCGTCGTCGCGGCACTGGACTCCGCGACCTCACTTGATCCGCGGATCCGGGGAGTCGGGCAACGCGCCCTCAGCGAGATACTGGAGAACTATCGATGA
- a CDS encoding 5-formyltetrahydrofolate cyclo-ligase produces MPGDADKHAWRIEIKARRLAITPEEHAAEAMGLVSAMRALRPRGWVCAYVPVGDEPGSTAMLDALRAAHARVLLPITGAPGPLLWSEYEGRNSLRRAKFGLLEPTGATLPASAVGWAELILVPALAVDRRGVRLGRGAGYYDRTLAAARPDARLVAVVRDDEVVDKLPEEPHDLRMGWALTPRGGLLRLGDGDQGDTTAAE; encoded by the coding sequence ATGCCCGGTGACGCCGACAAACATGCATGGCGGATCGAAATCAAGGCTCGACGGCTGGCGATTACGCCGGAGGAACACGCCGCCGAGGCCATGGGCCTGGTTTCGGCCATGCGCGCGCTGCGTCCGCGCGGTTGGGTGTGCGCCTATGTTCCGGTGGGCGACGAACCCGGTTCGACGGCGATGCTCGACGCGCTGCGCGCCGCGCACGCGCGGGTGTTGCTACCGATCACCGGCGCGCCGGGTCCCCTGCTCTGGTCGGAGTACGAGGGCCGTAACAGCCTGCGCCGGGCCAAGTTCGGGCTGTTGGAGCCGACCGGCGCGACGCTGCCCGCCAGCGCGGTCGGCTGGGCCGAACTCATCCTGGTACCCGCGCTCGCCGTCGACCGGCGCGGGGTGCGGCTCGGCCGTGGCGCCGGATACTACGACCGGACGCTCGCAGCGGCCCGTCCGGACGCGCGCCTGGTCGCGGTGGTGCGTGATGACGAGGTCGTCGACAAGTTGCCGGAGGAACCGCACGACCTGCGGATGGGCTGGGCGCTCACCCCGCGCGGCGGTTTGTTGCGGCTCGGCGATGGTGATCAAGGGGACACGACGGCCGCGGAATGA
- the sepX gene encoding divisome protein SepX/GlpR, with amino-acid sequence MPNSILWIGLVVLWVFVLFPILADRHPRIRQTTDAALATRVLHRGGSKRRAKKGPAAGHESDPDYRPTRAQRRFTHSDDAEDRMTTPAEEPVTEADDETAGAETGSDTTDSHEREVAEPAGKAEHPTETDESVDDDEVDSFVDEPEPARARIPPARSAAPARVRDEPENYSGEDEFDEDEFVPSRRGRGGFDPEADAIARAARYTFRQRAVLALILAALSCGGVAIAVTPLLWWGCGAATLILVTYLAYLRKQVRMEEDIRRRRAARLSRAQQLGEEPAPRRAEHRPPDLMDRDTARALRRRSVLLEPDDEDPMFEHLDPFDPATARAVRTRAAGGEMRRAAGA; translated from the coding sequence ATGCCTAATTCGATCCTGTGGATCGGCCTGGTCGTGCTCTGGGTCTTCGTCCTGTTCCCCATCCTCGCCGACCGGCATCCGAGGATCCGGCAAACCACCGACGCCGCACTGGCCACCCGGGTACTGCACCGCGGCGGCTCCAAACGGCGTGCCAAGAAAGGGCCTGCCGCCGGGCACGAAAGCGACCCGGACTATCGGCCGACCCGAGCGCAGAGAAGGTTTACCCATAGCGATGATGCGGAGGATCGGATGACGACACCGGCCGAAGAGCCCGTCACCGAGGCTGACGACGAAACCGCAGGCGCCGAAACCGGATCGGACACAACCGATTCCCACGAACGCGAGGTGGCCGAACCGGCCGGGAAAGCCGAACACCCCACGGAGACCGACGAATCGGTCGATGATGACGAGGTGGATTCGTTCGTCGACGAACCCGAACCCGCGCGGGCCCGGATACCACCGGCGCGGTCGGCCGCCCCCGCCCGCGTCCGCGACGAGCCCGAAAACTATTCCGGCGAAGACGAATTCGACGAAGACGAATTCGTGCCCAGCCGACGCGGCCGCGGCGGCTTCGACCCCGAAGCCGACGCCATCGCCCGTGCCGCCCGCTACACCTTCCGCCAGCGCGCCGTCCTCGCCCTCATCCTCGCCGCCCTCAGCTGCGGCGGCGTCGCCATCGCCGTCACCCCCCTGCTGTGGTGGGGCTGCGGCGCCGCCACCCTGATCCTCGTCACCTACCTGGCCTACCTGCGCAAACAGGTCCGCATGGAAGAGGACATCCGCCGCCGCCGCGCCGCCCGCCTCAGCCGCGCCCAACAACTCGGCGAAGAACCCGCCCCCCGCCGCGCCGAACACCGCCCACCCGACCTCATGGACCGAGACACCGCCCGAGCCCTACGCCGCCGCTCCGTCCTCCTCGAACCCGACGACGAAGACCCCATGTTCGAACACCTCGACCCCTTCGACCCCGCCACCGCCCGCGCCGTCCGCACCCGCGCCGCAGGCGGCGAAATGCGCCGCGCCGCCGGCGCCTAA
- a CDS encoding GNAT family N-acetyltransferase produces the protein MNVFRVTQHPGWPARLGPAHVAAGQVTLRPVRLRDAATWSRIRLRDREHLEPWEPTGRGTWEARNHASNWPSLWSSLKAEARRGAMIPLVIEVDGVFSGQLTIGNIVRGALRSAWIGYWVAKEVGGQGVATAALALGLDHCFGPVGLHRVEATVRPENLASQAVLRNVGFREEGLLRRYLDVDGAWRDHLLVGMTVEEVTGTVLDRLVREGRATRP, from the coding sequence ATGAACGTCTTCCGGGTCACCCAGCATCCCGGCTGGCCCGCGCGACTCGGCCCGGCCCATGTCGCCGCCGGTCAGGTGACCTTGCGTCCCGTGCGGCTGCGCGACGCCGCGACCTGGAGCCGGATTCGCCTGCGCGACAGGGAACATCTGGAGCCGTGGGAACCCACCGGCCGCGGCACCTGGGAGGCGCGCAACCACGCGTCCAACTGGCCGTCGCTGTGGTCGAGCCTGAAGGCCGAGGCCCGGCGCGGCGCGATGATTCCGCTGGTGATCGAGGTGGACGGGGTGTTCAGCGGGCAGTTGACCATCGGGAACATCGTGCGCGGCGCACTGCGTTCGGCGTGGATCGGGTATTGGGTGGCAAAGGAAGTCGGCGGTCAGGGGGTCGCGACCGCCGCGCTCGCGCTGGGGCTCGACCACTGCTTCGGTCCCGTCGGATTGCACCGGGTGGAGGCCACCGTGCGGCCGGAAAACCTGGCCAGCCAAGCGGTATTGCGCAATGTCGGTTTCCGGGAGGAAGGGCTGCTGCGCCGCTACCTCGACGTGGACGGTGCGTGGCGCGATCACCTGCTGGTCGGCATGACCGTCGAGGAGGTCACCGGCACCGTGCTGGACCGGCTCGTTCGCGAGGGTCGCGCGACCCGGCCGTGA
- the mscL gene encoding large conductance mechanosensitive channel protein MscL, which translates to MLKGFKDFLFRGNVVDLAVAVVIGTAFVAIVTAFTNGIINPILAVFGGTDSLGLGFRLVADKPATFVQVGPIITALINFVIIAAVLYFVLVAPAMHVRNRFGSKEDAALTDSEVLIQIRDLLAEGPDSAGGRHES; encoded by the coding sequence ATGCTCAAGGGTTTCAAGGATTTCCTGTTTCGCGGCAACGTCGTCGACCTGGCGGTCGCGGTGGTCATCGGCACCGCGTTCGTCGCCATCGTCACCGCGTTCACCAACGGCATCATCAACCCGATACTCGCGGTCTTCGGCGGCACCGATTCGCTAGGGCTCGGCTTCCGGCTCGTCGCCGACAAACCGGCGACCTTCGTACAGGTCGGTCCGATCATCACCGCGCTGATCAACTTCGTAATCATCGCGGCCGTACTGTATTTCGTGCTGGTGGCGCCCGCGATGCATGTGCGCAACCGCTTCGGTTCGAAAGAGGATGCGGCGCTTACCGATTCGGAGGTGCTGATCCAGATCCGCGATCTGCTGGCCGAGGGGCCGGACAGCGCGGGCGGGCGGCACGAATCGTGA
- a CDS encoding SAF domain-containing protein — translation MTRSLADLGRGLPLWHRPPWADALLARRIAAAVLALLALMLFVRGDPSAERTEAVIAARDLAPGRLIEPGDLRISAYPAKSLPGGAVRDRQPLIGATLTGAMRTGEVFTDLRTVGPRLAAAASGARDARIVPIRLADNAVAEILRAGDRVDVVGADEQSGQGARPARTLATDAAVVLVAAGDARGRGSPERVVLVALDAPRATAVAAASLHTALTVVFH, via the coding sequence ATGACTCGATCGCTCGCCGACCTCGGCCGCGGCCTGCCGCTGTGGCATCGGCCACCATGGGCGGATGCCCTGCTCGCCCGGCGCATCGCGGCCGCCGTTCTAGCACTGCTGGCGCTGATGCTGTTCGTCCGCGGCGATCCGTCCGCCGAACGCACCGAGGCGGTGATCGCCGCCCGCGATCTGGCGCCCGGCCGACTCATCGAACCCGGTGATCTCCGCATCTCGGCCTACCCGGCGAAATCGCTGCCGGGCGGCGCGGTCCGCGACCGGCAACCGCTGATCGGCGCGACGCTCACCGGCGCGATGCGCACCGGTGAGGTATTCACCGATCTGCGCACCGTCGGCCCGCGCCTCGCCGCCGCGGCGAGCGGTGCGCGCGATGCTCGGATCGTACCGATTCGCTTGGCGGACAACGCCGTTGCCGAAATCCTGCGGGCGGGCGACCGGGTCGATGTCGTCGGCGCCGATGAGCAGTCCGGTCAGGGTGCCCGCCCGGCGCGCACCCTTGCCACCGATGCCGCGGTGGTGCTCGTCGCGGCGGGCGATGCCCGCGGGCGCGGCTCGCCCGAACGGGTGGTGCTGGTCGCGTTGGACGCACCGCGCGCGACGGCGGTCGCGGCCGCCTCGCTGCACACCGCGTTGACGGTCGTCTTCCACTGA
- a CDS encoding FmdB family zinc ribbon protein, whose protein sequence is MPTYSYACTQCDNRFDIVQSFSDEALSVCSECSGKLRKLFNSVGIVFKGSGFYRTDSRGGTSTASEPAKSESNGAAKSDSGKSDSSASSAASTPAPAAVAS, encoded by the coding sequence GTGCCTACTTACTCGTACGCGTGCACCCAGTGTGACAACCGCTTCGACATCGTTCAGTCCTTCTCCGACGAGGCGCTGAGCGTCTGCTCGGAGTGCTCCGGGAAGTTGCGCAAGCTGTTCAACTCGGTCGGCATCGTTTTCAAGGGCAGCGGGTTCTACCGCACCGACAGCCGGGGTGGTACCTCCACGGCCAGCGAACCGGCCAAATCCGAGTCGAACGGCGCCGCCAAGTCCGACTCCGGAAAATCCGATTCCAGCGCCTCCTCGGCCGCTTCCACTCCCGCGCCCGCGGCCGTGGCCAGCTGA
- the glp gene encoding molybdotransferase-like divisome protein Glp — translation MRSVEDQQIKVTAAAVAPRPVRVAISEAQGLLCAEDVVTERPLPGFDQAAIDGYAVRSVDVSAAGTEIRNEDGELVDLTLPVVGEVSAGSRQPIRLQPRQTVRVDTGAPLPTLADAVLPLDFTDGGRARIKVYEAVRSGDYVRRIGDDVQPGDVAVRAGTIIGAAQVGLLAAVGQDKVLVHPRPRLSVISVGGELIDIDRTPGPGQVYDVNSYALAAAARDAGADVNRVGIVSADPRRLRDVIEGQLVRSEVVVIAGAVGGWASDQVREALDGLGELEIARVAMHPGSVQGFGRLGRDEVPTFLLPSNPVGALVVFEVMVRPLIRIALGRRHPMRRIIHARTITPITSMAGRKGYLRAQLMRDEATGEYLVQPLGGGTGSSHLLATLAEANSLIVIDPDETEIRTGDEVRVAFLAQRG, via the coding sequence ATGCGCTCGGTTGAGGATCAGCAGATCAAGGTGACCGCGGCGGCGGTCGCGCCCCGGCCGGTCCGGGTCGCGATCTCCGAAGCGCAGGGTCTGCTGTGCGCCGAGGACGTGGTCACCGAGCGTCCGCTGCCCGGATTCGATCAGGCCGCGATCGACGGTTACGCGGTGCGCAGCGTCGACGTATCCGCGGCGGGTACCGAAATCCGCAACGAGGACGGCGAACTCGTCGACCTGACGCTGCCCGTGGTCGGCGAGGTGAGCGCGGGTTCCCGGCAGCCGATCCGGTTGCAGCCGCGCCAGACCGTTCGGGTCGATACCGGCGCCCCGCTGCCGACGCTCGCGGATGCCGTTCTGCCCCTTGACTTCACCGATGGCGGCCGGGCCAGGATCAAGGTGTACGAGGCGGTGCGCTCCGGGGATTACGTGCGCCGCATCGGCGATGACGTGCAGCCCGGCGATGTCGCGGTGCGCGCGGGCACCATCATCGGCGCGGCCCAGGTCGGTCTGCTCGCCGCCGTCGGGCAGGACAAGGTGCTGGTGCATCCGCGGCCGCGGCTGTCGGTGATCTCGGTGGGCGGTGAGCTGATCGATATCGATCGCACGCCCGGACCGGGTCAGGTCTATGACGTGAATTCCTATGCGCTGGCGGCCGCGGCGCGCGATGCCGGCGCGGATGTGAACCGGGTGGGCATCGTCAGCGCCGATCCGCGCAGGTTGCGCGATGTGATCGAGGGGCAGTTGGTGCGCTCGGAGGTCGTCGTCATCGCGGGCGCGGTCGGCGGTTGGGCCTCCGACCAGGTGCGTGAGGCGCTGGACGGGCTCGGCGAGCTCGAAATCGCCAGGGTCGCCATGCATCCCGGTTCGGTGCAGGGATTCGGGCGGCTCGGCCGCGACGAGGTGCCGACATTCCTGTTGCCGTCGAATCCCGTTGGCGCGCTGGTAGTTTTCGAGGTCATGGTGCGGCCACTGATCCGGATCGCGTTGGGGCGCAGACATCCGATGCGCCGAATCATCCACGCCAGGACCATCACCCCCATCACCTCCATGGCGGGCCGCAAGGGCTATCTGCGCGCGCAGTTGATGCGCGACGAGGCCACCGGCGAATACCTGGTGCAGCCGCTCGGCGGTGGCACGGGCTCCTCCCATCTGCTCGCCACGCTGGCCGAGGCAAACAGTCTGATCGTCATCGACCCGGACGAAACCGAGATCCGCACCGGTGACGAGGTGCGGGTCGCCTTCCTCGCACAGCGTGGCTGA